One genomic window of Globicephala melas chromosome 8, mGloMel1.2, whole genome shotgun sequence includes the following:
- the TMEM109 gene encoding voltage-gated monoatomic cation channel TMEM109 isoform X1, with translation MQQGASLVDPAMAGSGSSSPRGKHLFKVVLMFLAALVLFHSASSQSHRDFVPPGQQKREAPVDLLSQIGRSVRGTLDAWIGPETTHLVSETLAQVMWAVSSAISVAFFTLSGVAAQLLNALGLEGDHLTQGLKLSPSQVQTFLLWGAGALVAYWLLSLLLGLVLALLGRILWGLKLALFLAAFVALVRSVPDPSTRALLLLALLTLYALLSRLTGTRASGAQLEAKVRGLERQVEELRWRQRRAAKGPRSVEEE, from the exons ATGCAACAGGGGGCGTCGTTAGTAG ACCCAGCCATGGCAGGCTCAGGCAGCAGTTCACCACGGGGCAAGCATCTGTTCAAAGTCGTCCTGATGTTCCTAGCGGCCCTCGTCCTCTTCCACTCAGCGTCATCCCAGTCCCATCGAGACTTCGTGCCACCAGGCCAGCAGAAGAGGGAGGCCCCAGTTGATCTCCTGAGCCAGATAGGTCGATCTGTGCGGGGAACCTTGGATGCCTGGATTGGGCCAGAAACCACGCACCTAGTTTCTGAG ACCTTGGCTCAGGTGATGTGGGCGGTCTCATCGGCCATCTCTGTGGCCTTCTTCACGCTGTCTGGGGTTGCCGCACAGCTGCTGAATGCCTTGGGGCTGGAAG GAGATCACCTCACCCAGGGCCTGAAGCTCAGCCCCAGCCAAGTCCAGACCTTCCTGCTGTGGGGAGCGGGGGCCCTGGTTGCCTATTGGCTGCTGTCCCTGCTCCTCGGCTTGGTCTTGGCCTTGCTGGGGCGGATCCTGTGGGGCCTGAAGCTTGCCCTCTTCCTGGCCGCTTTTGTGGCCCTGGTGAGGTCAGTGCCCGACCCTTCCACCCGGGCCTTGCTCCTCCTGGCCTTGCTGACGCTCTACGCCCTGCTGAGCCGGCTCACTGGCACCCGGGCCTCGGGGGCCCAGCTGGAGGCCAAGGTGCGGGGGCTGGAGCGCCAGGTGGAAGAGCTGCGCTGGCGGCAGAGGCGAGCGGCCAAGGGGCCCCGGAGCGTGGAGGAGGAGTGA
- the TMEM109 gene encoding voltage-gated monoatomic cation channel TMEM109 isoform X2, with translation MAGSGSSSPRGKHLFKVVLMFLAALVLFHSASSQSHRDFVPPGQQKREAPVDLLSQIGRSVRGTLDAWIGPETTHLVSETLAQVMWAVSSAISVAFFTLSGVAAQLLNALGLEGDHLTQGLKLSPSQVQTFLLWGAGALVAYWLLSLLLGLVLALLGRILWGLKLALFLAAFVALVRSVPDPSTRALLLLALLTLYALLSRLTGTRASGAQLEAKVRGLERQVEELRWRQRRAAKGPRSVEEE, from the exons ATGGCAGGCTCAGGCAGCAGTTCACCACGGGGCAAGCATCTGTTCAAAGTCGTCCTGATGTTCCTAGCGGCCCTCGTCCTCTTCCACTCAGCGTCATCCCAGTCCCATCGAGACTTCGTGCCACCAGGCCAGCAGAAGAGGGAGGCCCCAGTTGATCTCCTGAGCCAGATAGGTCGATCTGTGCGGGGAACCTTGGATGCCTGGATTGGGCCAGAAACCACGCACCTAGTTTCTGAG ACCTTGGCTCAGGTGATGTGGGCGGTCTCATCGGCCATCTCTGTGGCCTTCTTCACGCTGTCTGGGGTTGCCGCACAGCTGCTGAATGCCTTGGGGCTGGAAG GAGATCACCTCACCCAGGGCCTGAAGCTCAGCCCCAGCCAAGTCCAGACCTTCCTGCTGTGGGGAGCGGGGGCCCTGGTTGCCTATTGGCTGCTGTCCCTGCTCCTCGGCTTGGTCTTGGCCTTGCTGGGGCGGATCCTGTGGGGCCTGAAGCTTGCCCTCTTCCTGGCCGCTTTTGTGGCCCTGGTGAGGTCAGTGCCCGACCCTTCCACCCGGGCCTTGCTCCTCCTGGCCTTGCTGACGCTCTACGCCCTGCTGAGCCGGCTCACTGGCACCCGGGCCTCGGGGGCCCAGCTGGAGGCCAAGGTGCGGGGGCTGGAGCGCCAGGTGGAAGAGCTGCGCTGGCGGCAGAGGCGAGCGGCCAAGGGGCCCCGGAGCGTGGAGGAGGAGTGA